In one Geoglobus acetivorans genomic region, the following are encoded:
- a CDS encoding helix-turn-helix domain-containing protein, translated as MYLAKIRVNQHTCSLAVATTMGNATIELLEYILLNDEEALFLGRITRMDGDPSKCFNAIENHPSTRFFQILEKTKTNLDFLAVIRDTTGIKAFEESYCFIKPPIIVENGSKLYTVYAPELKFLRNAYEKLRKVGNWEVLEVRSIIGEKGETLTERQYAVLKAAYEMGYFDRKRKVTLEDIATALNVSKSAVHKHIQEGLCKIISRYFAETE; from the coding sequence ATGTATCTCGCAAAAATCAGGGTGAATCAGCACACCTGTTCTCTCGCAGTTGCCACGACAATGGGTAACGCAACGATTGAACTTCTTGAGTACATTCTTTTGAATGACGAGGAAGCTCTTTTTCTCGGAAGGATAACAAGAATGGACGGAGATCCAAGCAAGTGCTTCAATGCAATAGAAAACCATCCCAGCACGAGATTTTTTCAAATTCTTGAGAAGACCAAGACGAACCTGGATTTCCTTGCGGTTATACGAGATACAACCGGCATTAAAGCCTTTGAGGAATCATACTGCTTCATAAAGCCACCAATCATCGTTGAAAACGGTTCAAAACTTTACACGGTTTATGCTCCTGAACTCAAGTTTCTCAGAAATGCCTATGAAAAGCTGAGGAAGGTCGGCAACTGGGAGGTCCTCGAGGTGAGGAGCATAATCGGTGAAAAGGGTGAGACTCTCACTGAAAGGCAGTACGCAGTGCTGAAGGCGGCGTACGAAATGGGATATTTCGACAGAAAGCGGAAGGTAACCCTTGAGGACATTGCCACCGCCTTGAACGTCTCCAAAAGTGCTGTCCACAAGCACATCCAGGAAGGGCTTTGCAAGATAATTTCAAGGTATTTTGCAGAGACTGAGTAA